Proteins encoded together in one Hymenobacter monticola window:
- a CDS encoding stage II sporulation protein M, with protein MREAVFLRQNQERWQQYEKRPQVGPDELAARFVALTDDLAYAQTFYPTSPTTAYLNGLAGKVHQRLYANKRQDHGRFGRFWAVELPLVVARHHRTLAFTAVLFLVFTALGALSAAYDDSFVRVILGDGYVNQTIENIRKGDPMAVYKKEGETLMFLGITANNIYVALATFVFGATLGVGTLVFMFRNALMLGAFQYFFYHYHVLKASVLTIWIHGTLEISAIVVAGAAGFVMARGLLFPGTFSRSEAFRLAARDGLKMAIGLVPIFVVAGFLEGFVTRHTEMPLAASLGIIGTSAAFIGWYFVLYPRQLARRQARASAL; from the coding sequence ATGCGAGAAGCCGTTTTTTTGCGCCAGAACCAGGAGCGCTGGCAGCAGTACGAGAAGCGGCCCCAGGTGGGCCCCGACGAGTTGGCCGCCCGCTTCGTGGCCCTCACCGACGACCTGGCCTACGCTCAGACCTTCTACCCCACCTCTCCCACCACGGCCTACCTCAACGGCCTGGCCGGTAAGGTGCACCAGCGCCTCTACGCCAACAAGCGCCAAGACCACGGCCGCTTCGGCCGGTTCTGGGCCGTGGAGCTGCCGCTGGTGGTGGCCCGGCACCACCGCACGCTGGCTTTCACGGCCGTACTTTTCCTGGTGTTCACCGCTTTGGGGGCGCTGTCGGCGGCCTACGACGACTCGTTTGTGCGCGTCATCCTGGGCGACGGCTACGTGAACCAAACCATCGAAAACATCCGCAAGGGCGACCCCATGGCCGTGTACAAGAAGGAAGGCGAGACACTCATGTTTTTGGGTATCACGGCCAACAACATTTACGTCGCCCTTGCCACGTTCGTGTTTGGCGCTACGCTGGGTGTGGGCACGCTGGTGTTCATGTTTCGGAATGCGCTGATGCTGGGCGCGTTTCAGTATTTCTTCTACCACTACCACGTGCTCAAGGCCTCGGTGCTCACCATCTGGATTCACGGCACGCTGGAAATCTCGGCCATCGTGGTGGCCGGGGCCGCGGGCTTTGTGATGGCGCGGGGCCTCTTGTTTCCGGGCACGTTCAGCCGAAGCGAAGCCTTCCGGCTGGCCGCGCGCGACGGGCTGAAGATGGCCATTGGGCTGGTGCCCATTTTCGTGGTGGCCGGTTTTCTCGAAGGTTTCGTGACGCGCCACACCGAAATGCCGCTGGCCGCCAGCTTGGGCATCATTGGCACGTCGGCGGCTTTCATTGGTTGGTATTTTGTGCTGTACCCGCGCCAGCTGGCGCGGCGGCAGGCCCGGGCTTCCGCTCTCTAG
- a CDS encoding DUF4129 domain-containing protein → MRKLPTLALNRNSRRHLPWGLLLAGCLALSGAPTLGAPESARHPAPAEFRARPLPPDRSSPLPARRLDAERLRELASQRDFRYVEPNARTDAWGAFWARIWRWLSNLFSTPTGRVTWKYGVYAVALAVLVYAVLKLMQVDVTAAFGRAGRRGQLEYDTAGENIHEVDFRTRIAEAEAAGNFRLATRLGYLEVLKHLTDGGLIQWQPDKTNHAYLAELAAGPVRDAFRAATREFEYVWYGDLRLNASLYQQARASQRAVSSLLAGRPAPVPAAIPLPA, encoded by the coding sequence GTGCGCAAACTTCCTACGCTTGCATTAAACCGTAACAGCCGGCGCCACCTGCCGTGGGGCCTGCTGCTGGCCGGGTGCCTGGCGCTTTCGGGCGCGCCTACGCTGGGCGCGCCCGAAAGCGCCAGGCACCCGGCCCCGGCCGAATTCCGGGCCCGGCCGCTGCCGCCCGACCGCAGCTCGCCCTTGCCCGCGCGCCGCCTCGACGCGGAACGGCTGCGCGAGCTGGCCAGCCAGCGCGACTTCCGCTACGTGGAGCCCAACGCCCGCACCGACGCCTGGGGCGCCTTTTGGGCGCGCATCTGGCGCTGGCTGAGCAACCTATTCAGCACACCCACCGGCCGCGTGACGTGGAAATACGGGGTGTATGCTGTGGCTCTGGCCGTGCTGGTGTATGCCGTGCTGAAGCTGATGCAGGTGGACGTGACGGCCGCCTTCGGGCGCGCGGGCCGGCGCGGGCAGCTGGAATACGACACCGCCGGGGAGAACATTCACGAAGTGGATTTCCGCACCCGCATTGCCGAAGCCGAAGCAGCCGGCAACTTCCGCCTGGCCACCCGCCTGGGCTACCTCGAAGTGCTCAAGCACCTCACCGACGGCGGCCTCATTCAGTGGCAGCCCGACAAGACCAACCACGCCTACCTGGCGGAGCTGGCGGCCGGGCCGGTGCGCGACGCCTTCCGGGCCGCCACCCGCGAGTTTGAATACGTGTGGTACGGCGACCTGCGCCTCAACGCCTCCCTCTACCAGCAGGCCCGGGCCAGCCAGCGCGCCGTGAGCAGCCTGCTCGCGGGCCGGCCGGCTCCGGTTCCGGCCGCTATTCCCCTGCCCGCCTGA
- a CDS encoding DUF4350 domain-containing protein, protein MPQLTTFRLYLLGVALLFAGYVTLEYNRPKPLDWSPTYINKDKIPYGTYVLYDQLPRLLGTDSVETVRLPVYSQLTGMSLEEYQGSRGPTAEDLRDGWHETSADTSAMVEATDSAATATAAVTEPTDSATAGDADSTATASAADSTSRADADDEEAYEEAETEESPASIPLRAGPANYLFINEGFELSQLDARALLQYVARGNNAFVAAKYFRSQRGLLRDSLGFRVKELVPVTTKGYKGIFSTDSVELRFTHPRLTQVRIRLPGTSVEQYLEVDSGRVGRTLATDARGHAVFVRIDYGRGHFYLCTAPVAFTNFYLLRPHTAAFAEAALAYLPVRRAWWDEYMKQGPVGEQSLLRVVFAHDALRWAYYLCLFGGLLFVLIEARRRQRIIPTIKPLPNTTLLFTRTVASLYRQGSNHALIAEKKVALFLDYLRHRFQETNPDFADADFRERLSQKSGLTRTRVDELLRLVNFARTAPQMTDQQLLQLSKALSDFKREAGR, encoded by the coding sequence ATGCCGCAGCTCACCACGTTTCGCCTGTATTTGCTGGGGGTAGCGCTGCTGTTTGCGGGCTACGTGACGCTGGAGTACAACCGGCCCAAGCCCCTGGACTGGTCGCCTACCTACATCAACAAGGACAAGATTCCCTACGGCACCTATGTGCTGTATGACCAGCTGCCGCGCCTGCTCGGCACCGACTCGGTGGAAACCGTGCGCCTGCCCGTGTACAGCCAGCTCACCGGCATGAGCCTGGAAGAATACCAGGGTTCCCGGGGCCCCACGGCTGAAGACCTCCGCGACGGCTGGCACGAAACATCGGCCGACACCTCGGCGATGGTCGAGGCCACGGATTCGGCGGCAACGGCAACGGCTGCCGTGACGGAGCCAACAGATTCCGCAACGGCCGGCGACGCGGACTCAACCGCCACCGCATCGGCCGCCGATTCTACCTCCCGGGCCGACGCCGATGACGAGGAAGCATACGAGGAGGCTGAAACCGAAGAATCGCCGGCTAGCATCCCCCTTCGGGCCGGACCGGCCAACTATTTGTTTATCAACGAGGGATTTGAACTAAGTCAGCTTGATGCCCGCGCGCTGCTGCAATATGTGGCCCGCGGCAACAACGCTTTTGTGGCCGCCAAGTACTTCCGCAGCCAACGCGGGCTGCTGCGCGATAGCCTGGGCTTCCGGGTGAAAGAGCTGGTGCCGGTCACGACCAAGGGCTACAAAGGCATTTTTTCCACCGACTCGGTGGAGCTGCGCTTCACCCATCCGAGACTGACCCAGGTCCGCATCCGCCTGCCCGGCACCAGTGTGGAGCAGTACCTCGAAGTAGATTCTGGCCGCGTGGGGCGCACCCTGGCCACCGATGCCCGGGGCCACGCCGTGTTTGTTCGCATTGATTACGGGCGCGGTCATTTTTACCTGTGCACCGCGCCAGTGGCCTTCACCAACTTCTACCTGCTGCGGCCGCACACGGCGGCCTTTGCCGAGGCGGCGCTGGCCTACCTGCCGGTGCGCCGGGCCTGGTGGGATGAATACATGAAGCAAGGGCCAGTGGGCGAGCAGTCGCTGCTGCGGGTGGTATTTGCCCACGACGCGCTGCGTTGGGCCTACTACCTGTGCCTGTTTGGCGGGCTGCTGTTTGTGCTGATAGAAGCCCGGCGCCGGCAGCGCATCATTCCCACCATCAAGCCCTTGCCCAATACCACGCTGCTGTTCACGCGCACCGTAGCAAGCCTCTACCGCCAGGGCAGCAACCACGCGCTGATTGCCGAGAAAAAGGTGGCGCTGTTTCTGGACTACCTGCGCCACCGCTTCCAGGAAACCAACCCCGACTTTGCCGACGCTGATTTTCGGGAGCGCCTAAGCCAAAAGTCGGGCCTGACCCGCACGCGGGTAGACGAGCTGCTGCGGCTGGTAAACTTTGCCCGCACCGCGCCGCAGATGACGGACCAGCAGCTGCTGCAGCTGAGCAAGGCGCTTAGCGATTTTAAGCGGGAGGCCGGCCGATGA
- a CDS encoding AAA family ATPase, with protein sequence MEATVTPENTFGPRTDFARLTAQTEAIKAEIGKIIVGQQDLLELLLTAILADGHVLLEGVPGVAKTLMAKLLARTLEVPFSRIQFTPDLMPSDVLGTSVFRQNKSDFEFRPGPIFASVVLIDEINRAPAKTQSALFEVMEERTVTQDGTTYGMPEPFLVLATQNPVEQEGTYRLPEAQLDRFLFKLHVGYPSLAEEVQILQGHHAGFGGTNLEAVQPILSAADLAALRQQVRQQRVEANILEYIAKLVGQTRAHKSLYLGASPRASLALLNGAKALAALRGRDFVTPEDVQFLAPSVLRHRIMLTPEREMEGGTPDDVVKQIMQQIEVPR encoded by the coding sequence ATGGAAGCCACTGTGACCCCGGAAAACACCTTTGGCCCGCGCACCGATTTTGCCCGCCTCACGGCTCAAACCGAGGCCATCAAGGCGGAAATTGGCAAAATCATTGTGGGCCAGCAGGACCTGCTGGAACTGCTGCTCACCGCCATTCTGGCCGATGGGCACGTGCTGCTCGAAGGCGTGCCCGGCGTCGCCAAAACGCTCATGGCCAAGCTACTGGCCCGCACACTGGAAGTACCGTTCAGCCGCATCCAGTTCACGCCCGACCTGATGCCGAGCGACGTGCTGGGCACCTCGGTGTTCCGGCAAAACAAGTCCGATTTCGAGTTTCGGCCCGGTCCTATTTTCGCCAGCGTGGTGCTGATTGACGAAATTAACCGCGCGCCGGCCAAAACCCAATCGGCGCTGTTTGAGGTGATGGAGGAGCGCACCGTGACGCAGGACGGCACCACCTACGGCATGCCGGAGCCCTTTCTGGTGCTGGCCACCCAAAACCCCGTGGAGCAGGAAGGCACCTACCGCCTGCCCGAGGCTCAGCTCGACCGTTTCCTGTTTAAGCTGCACGTGGGCTACCCCTCGCTGGCCGAGGAGGTGCAGATTTTGCAGGGGCATCACGCCGGCTTCGGCGGCACCAACCTGGAGGCCGTGCAGCCCATCCTCAGCGCCGCTGACCTGGCCGCTCTGCGCCAACAAGTGCGCCAACAGCGCGTGGAAGCCAACATTCTGGAATACATCGCCAAGCTGGTGGGCCAGACGCGGGCGCACAAGTCGCTGTACCTGGGCGCCTCGCCCCGCGCCTCGCTGGCCCTGTTGAACGGCGCCAAAGCCCTGGCCGCCCTGCGCGGCCGCGACTTCGTGACCCCCGAAGACGTGCAGTTTCTGGCCCCCAGCGTGCTGCGCCATCGCATTATGCTCACGCCCGAGCGCGAGATGGAAGGCGGCACGCCGGATGATGTGGTGAAGCAGATTATGCAGCAGATTGAGGTGCCGCGCTAA
- a CDS encoding NADAR family protein, with amino-acid sequence MTYSTAWLLGQLAQDARVKYLFFWGHQPSKDGVITKSCLSQWWVADFKIDNLTYRSTEHWMMAEKARLFGDEATLARILEAKSPAEAKKLGREIGGFVPEVWETHKYEIVKTGNLHKFSQNRELLKFLLSTNDRVLVEASPVDTIWGIGLAADSPDAENPARWQGPNLLGFALMEVRNQLRNA; translated from the coding sequence ATGACCTACTCCACCGCTTGGCTTCTCGGCCAGCTGGCCCAAGATGCCCGCGTCAAGTACCTGTTTTTCTGGGGGCACCAGCCCAGCAAGGACGGCGTCATTACCAAGTCCTGTTTGAGTCAGTGGTGGGTAGCCGATTTTAAGATTGATAACCTTACCTACCGCTCCACCGAGCACTGGATGATGGCCGAAAAGGCGCGGTTATTTGGCGATGAAGCCACGTTGGCCCGCATTCTGGAAGCCAAAAGCCCGGCCGAGGCCAAGAAGCTGGGGCGTGAAATTGGCGGCTTCGTGCCCGAGGTGTGGGAAACGCACAAGTACGAGATTGTGAAAACCGGCAACCTGCATAAATTCAGTCAGAACCGTGAGCTGCTAAAGTTTCTGCTTTCCACTAATGACCGAGTGCTGGTGGAGGCCAGCCCGGTGGATACCATTTGGGGCATTGGCTTGGCGGCCGACTCGCCCGATGCCGAAAACCCAGCCCGCTGGCAGGGGCCTAACTTGCTGGGCTTTGCCTTGATGGAAGTCCGCAACCAACTGCGTAACGCATGA
- a CDS encoding DUF58 domain-containing protein has translation MSFFLTRRFFLLVAALAVGFVVAFFLPWLLGPMQIVLGMFGVLVLLDALLLYAPSKNKTVPVFGRRVMGDKLANGSDNDVQIYLENRYRFPIRTETIDEIPHQFQRRDVLFRVAVAPGETQIINYQLRPTKRGEYEFGALNIYAASPLGLVRRRFRYEQGRTVPVYPSFLQMRQYELLAIHNRLTEAGVKRIRRVGHSMEFEQIRPYVPGDDPRSINWKATARRASTGAADALVVNHFQDERAQQVYCLIDKGRVMRMPFDGLSLLDYAINATLVVSNIALLKHDKAGLLTFSNRPGATLAADRRPGHLLKLLEILYRQKTKYLETDFELLYSTVRARVKQRSLLILFTNFETLHGMQRQLPYLRRMAKDHLLLVIFFENTELREYLDAPAETTEDVYNQTIAEKFAQEKRQIVLELQRYGIYSLLTAPKDLTVNTINKYLEFKSRGLI, from the coding sequence ATGAGCTTTTTCCTGACCCGGCGCTTTTTTCTGCTCGTGGCCGCGCTGGCCGTGGGCTTCGTGGTGGCTTTTTTTCTGCCGTGGCTGCTGGGGCCGATGCAGATTGTGCTGGGCATGTTCGGGGTGCTGGTACTGCTGGATGCGCTGCTGCTCTACGCGCCTTCGAAGAACAAGACCGTGCCCGTGTTCGGGCGGCGCGTGATGGGCGACAAGCTGGCCAACGGCTCGGACAACGACGTGCAGATTTATCTCGAAAACCGCTACCGCTTCCCCATTCGCACCGAAACGATTGACGAGATTCCGCACCAGTTTCAGCGGCGCGACGTGCTGTTTCGGGTGGCGGTGGCGCCGGGCGAAACCCAGATTATCAACTACCAATTGCGCCCCACCAAGCGCGGCGAGTACGAGTTTGGGGCCCTGAACATCTACGCGGCCTCGCCGCTGGGGCTGGTGCGGCGGCGCTTCCGCTACGAGCAGGGTCGCACGGTACCGGTGTACCCCTCGTTTCTGCAGATGCGGCAATACGAGCTGCTGGCCATTCACAACCGCCTCACCGAAGCGGGCGTGAAGCGCATCCGGCGCGTGGGCCACAGCATGGAGTTCGAGCAAATCCGGCCCTACGTGCCCGGCGACGACCCGCGCAGCATCAACTGGAAAGCCACCGCCCGCCGGGCCAGCACCGGCGCGGCCGACGCGCTGGTGGTGAACCACTTCCAGGACGAGCGCGCCCAGCAGGTGTACTGCCTCATCGACAAAGGCCGGGTGATGCGCATGCCCTTCGACGGGCTGAGCCTGCTCGATTACGCCATCAACGCCACGTTGGTGGTGAGCAACATTGCCCTGCTCAAGCACGATAAGGCCGGCCTGCTCACCTTCTCAAACCGCCCCGGCGCCACCCTGGCCGCCGACCGCCGCCCCGGCCACCTGCTCAAGCTGCTCGAAATCCTGTACCGCCAGAAAACCAAGTACCTCGAAACCGATTTTGAGCTGCTTTACTCCACGGTACGCGCCCGGGTAAAGCAGCGCAGCCTGCTCATCCTGTTCACCAACTTCGAAACGCTGCACGGCATGCAGCGGCAGCTGCCCTACCTGCGGCGCATGGCCAAAGACCACCTGCTGCTGGTCATTTTCTTCGAAAATACCGAGCTGCGCGAATACCTCGACGCGCCAGCGGAAACGACGGAGGACGTGTACAACCAAACCATCGCGGAGAAATTTGCGCAGGAAAAGCGCCAAATTGTGCTGGAATTGCAGCGCTACGGCATTTATTCGCTGCTGACCGCGCCGAAGGATTTGACGGTGAATACCATTAATAAGTATCTGGAGTTCAAGTCGCGCGGCCTGATATAG
- a CDS encoding beta-N-acetylhexosaminidase, whose amino-acid sequence MRLWLLMFLVLAVRQRLGQSASALLPVPAEMRWGQGRLSLKTALRPGMPSTTHPSVIDAVARTLARLQPEKTTGSAVLQIRYGRVGQPEKFDEERYSLRVTPMGVTIDAPTSLGVLRALATLEQLPITEKKQRYLPEVDIQDQPRFAWRGLLIDAARHFMPVTVIKRNIDGMAAVKLNVLHWHLTDDQGFRIESKVFPRLHTVGSTDGLFYTQAEVREVLAYAAARGIRVVPEFDMPSHTTSWIVAYPRLKSNDSTYAPYTLWRTTNVAIDPTRETTYTFIDSLFTEMTALFPDPYFHAGGDENDGRNWRRTPRIVAYMKANKMVKADGKTVDKHQLQTYFNRRVLALLQKRGKRMIGWDEILGPDLPKETVIQSWRGKKGLVDAAKLGHPVLLSNGYYLDLNNTAASSYLTDPLPPDSPLTPAERKLVLGGEAAMWAEFADSVVLDSRIWPRAAAVAERLWSPQASTQSMADFYRRLPTVSAELETLGLRHRIAPELLLKQLAGSANVAPLRTLAEVLEPVKEYKRHFQGFNYTTATPLNRLVDAAPAESEVARRFGVLVDSVVAGGATAAGRTAASQRQMAELRTQLRTWQANDVLLQPQFLLNPSLREYAPLSTNLAAVSRLLLERLTQLQAGQAPSAAWLAAAKATLEAAQAPAGQAELAVVKAARKLATASASAP is encoded by the coding sequence ATGCGCCTTTGGTTGCTGATGTTTCTTGTGCTGGCGGTGCGGCAGAGGCTAGGTCAGTCAGCATCGGCGCTGTTGCCTGTACCCGCCGAAATGCGCTGGGGCCAGGGCCGCCTGAGTCTCAAAACCGCCCTGAGGCCCGGCATGCCATCTACTACCCACCCTTCCGTGATAGATGCGGTGGCACGCACGCTGGCTCGGCTCCAACCTGAAAAAACCACGGGCTCGGCGGTGCTGCAAATCCGCTACGGGCGCGTGGGCCAGCCGGAGAAGTTCGACGAGGAGCGGTACTCGCTGCGCGTGACGCCGATGGGTGTGACCATTGACGCCCCCACCAGCCTGGGCGTGCTGCGGGCGCTGGCCACGCTGGAGCAGTTGCCCATCACCGAAAAAAAGCAGCGCTACCTGCCCGAAGTAGATATTCAGGACCAGCCGCGCTTTGCCTGGCGCGGGCTGCTGATTGACGCCGCCCGGCACTTCATGCCAGTGACCGTCATCAAGCGCAATATCGACGGCATGGCCGCCGTGAAGCTGAACGTGCTGCACTGGCACCTGACCGACGACCAAGGCTTTCGCATTGAAAGCAAGGTGTTCCCGCGCCTGCACACCGTAGGCAGCACCGACGGGCTGTTTTACACCCAGGCCGAGGTACGCGAAGTGCTGGCTTACGCGGCGGCGCGCGGCATTCGGGTGGTGCCGGAGTTCGACATGCCCAGCCACACCACCAGTTGGATAGTGGCCTACCCGCGCCTGAAATCCAACGATTCGACCTACGCGCCCTACACGCTGTGGCGCACCACCAACGTGGCCATCGACCCCACGCGCGAAACCACTTACACCTTTATCGACTCCCTGTTTACGGAGATGACGGCGCTGTTTCCGGACCCGTATTTCCACGCCGGGGGCGACGAAAACGACGGGCGCAACTGGCGCCGCACCCCGCGCATCGTGGCGTATATGAAGGCCAACAAGATGGTGAAGGCCGACGGCAAAACCGTGGACAAGCACCAACTGCAAACCTATTTCAACCGCCGCGTGCTGGCGCTGCTGCAAAAGCGCGGTAAGCGGATGATAGGCTGGGATGAGATTCTGGGGCCGGACCTGCCCAAGGAAACCGTTATTCAAAGCTGGCGCGGCAAAAAGGGCTTGGTGGACGCCGCCAAGCTGGGCCACCCCGTGCTGCTGTCGAACGGCTACTACCTCGACCTGAACAACACCGCCGCCAGCTCTTACCTCACCGACCCGCTGCCACCCGATTCGCCCCTGACGCCCGCCGAGCGCAAGCTCGTGCTAGGGGGTGAGGCCGCCATGTGGGCTGAGTTTGCCGATTCGGTAGTGCTGGATTCGCGTATCTGGCCGCGCGCCGCGGCGGTGGCCGAGCGGTTGTGGTCGCCGCAGGCCAGCACCCAAAGCATGGCCGATTTCTACCGCCGTCTGCCCACCGTTTCGGCCGAACTGGAAACGCTGGGCCTGCGCCACCGCATCGCGCCGGAGCTGTTGCTCAAGCAACTGGCGGGCAGCGCTAACGTGGCGCCCCTGCGCACGCTGGCCGAGGTGCTGGAGCCGGTGAAGGAATACAAGCGGCATTTTCAGGGTTTCAACTACACCACCGCCACCCCACTCAACCGGCTGGTGGACGCCGCCCCGGCCGAATCGGAAGTGGCCCGGCGCTTCGGCGTGCTCGTGGATAGCGTGGTGGCGGGCGGCGCTACGGCGGCGGGCCGCACGGCCGCCTCCCAGCGCCAAATGGCCGAGCTGCGGACTCAGCTGCGCACCTGGCAGGCCAACGACGTGCTGCTGCAACCACAGTTCCTGCTGAACCCGTCGCTGCGCGAGTACGCCCCGCTTTCGACCAACCTGGCAGCTGTGTCCAGGCTGCTGCTGGAGCGGCTCACGCAGCTGCAGGCCGGGCAAGCACCATCGGCGGCATGGCTGGCTGCGGCTAAAGCCACCTTGGAGGCGGCCCAAGCGCCCGCCGGCCAGGCCGAGCTGGCCGTGGTAAAAGCTGCGCGCAAGCTGGCCACCGCCAGCGCCTCTGCTCCGTGA
- a CDS encoding 3'-5' exonuclease produces the protein MKTAITQALANLNFTAIDFETANEQRASACAVGVVRVRGGQIVDTYQTLLRPRVLRVDWRNYQVHGIAEERLHNAPTMADVWHELLPYLHEQPVAAHNSAFDVSVLEYTLRDFGLPIPAFHSLCSVKLAKVCWPYLERHKLDHVAGHFGIALNHHDALSDARACAEITVRAFQSGTALPLCYKQRELTAGLAARAAKMTARVGASI, from the coding sequence ATGAAAACCGCCATCACTCAAGCCCTGGCCAACCTTAATTTCACGGCCATTGACTTTGAAACCGCCAACGAGCAGCGGGCCAGCGCCTGCGCCGTGGGCGTGGTGCGGGTGCGCGGCGGTCAGATTGTCGACACTTATCAAACCCTGCTGCGCCCCCGCGTGCTGCGTGTGGACTGGCGCAACTACCAGGTGCACGGCATTGCCGAGGAGCGGCTACACAACGCGCCCACGATGGCCGACGTGTGGCACGAGCTGCTGCCCTACCTGCACGAGCAGCCCGTGGCAGCCCACAACTCGGCCTTTGACGTGAGCGTGCTAGAATACACGCTGCGCGACTTCGGCCTGCCCATTCCGGCCTTCCACAGCTTGTGCTCGGTGAAGCTGGCCAAGGTGTGCTGGCCCTACCTGGAGCGCCACAAGCTCGACCACGTGGCGGGCCATTTCGGTATCGCCCTCAACCACCACGACGCGCTGTCGGACGCGCGGGCCTGCGCCGAAATCACGGTGCGGGCGTTTCAATCGGGCACGGCGCTGCCGCTGTGCTACAAGCAGCGCGAGCTCACGGCCGGGCTGGCGGCACGGGCGGCAAAGATGACGGCCCGGGTTGGCGCGAGCATTTAA